One stretch of Vulpes lagopus strain Blue_001 chromosome 12, ASM1834538v1, whole genome shotgun sequence DNA includes these proteins:
- the LOC121472846 gene encoding collagen alpha-1(I) chain-like, which yields MRGTWGRASPCQPRFVLAPSVGGRLRLHRPLSPESAAGGVAMERSQGGRAGLGDNEAVERKRARPSWGRQGSPGLAKGLRGGPARPGSCGHGPRAGGRRAGLSAEPSTVSLRVRKPGPFWKFRHRVRRGASAAVHARVQAGGAGGHVRAPAPLPKGAPLFERRRAVSAPRPRRGLRGPWGARRARELGEAGPRRADRQ from the coding sequence ATGCGGGGCACGTGGGGCCGGGCTTCACCGTGCCAGCCTCGGTTTGTGCTGGCCCCGAGCGTGGGCGGCCGCCTCCGGCTCCACAGGCCCCTGAGTCCTGAAAGCGCAGCCGGAGGGGTTGCCATGGAGCGCAGCCAGGGGGGCCGCGCTGGCCTTGGAGACAATGAGGCGGTGGAGAGGAAGCGGGCACGGCCGTCCTGGGGCCGCCAGGGCTCCCCTGGCCTCGCAAAGGGCCTGCGTGGGGGCCCCGCGCGGCCTGGGTCCTGCGGGCACGGCCCCCGGGCGGGAGGGCGCCGAGCCGGGCTCTCGGCCGAGCCCTCGACGGTGTCTCTCCGGGTCCGGAAGCCCGGGCCTTTCTGGAAGTTCAGGCACCGGGTGCGCAGGGGAGCGTCGGCCGCTGTGCACGCCCGGGTGCAGGCCGGGGGTGCGGGCGGCCACGTGCGCGCGCCAGCGCCTCTGCCCAAGGGGGCGCCTTTGTTCGAGCGGCGCCGAGCGGTGTCCGCGCCCCGCCCCAGACGCGGGCTCCGGGGGCCGTGGGGCGCGCGCCGGGCCCGCGAGCTCGGGGAGGCCGGGCCGCGCCGCGCTGACCGGCAGTGA